From one Halothece sp. PCC 7418 genomic stretch:
- the hypA gene encoding hydrogenase maturation nickel metallochaperone HypA has product MHEVGIMEQLLAIAIEHANAEGANEIHSIKVKVGDLSGVVPEALTFAFDVTAKGTIAQSASFEIEQVPAQCYCPTCQQQFTPSDWIHECPHCHQISHDIRQGKELELVSLEIS; this is encoded by the coding sequence ATGCACGAAGTGGGAATTATGGAGCAACTGCTCGCGATCGCGATTGAACACGCCAATGCAGAAGGGGCAAATGAAATCCACAGCATTAAAGTCAAAGTGGGTGATTTATCGGGAGTCGTTCCCGAAGCCTTAACTTTCGCCTTTGATGTCACGGCCAAAGGAACGATCGCGCAATCAGCATCTTTTGAAATTGAGCAAGTCCCTGCCCAATGTTATTGTCCCACCTGCCAGCAACAATTTACTCCCAGCGATTGGATTCATGAATGTCCTCACTGTCATCAAATCAGCCATGACATTCGACAAGGGAAAGAACTCGAACTCGTCTCATTGGAGATTTCTTAA
- the hypB gene encoding hydrogenase nickel incorporation protein HypB produces MCENCGCANTSDPIHIHTHEDHAPSREIHVHEAILAKNEHLAHHLREKLHHQAILTLNFLSSPGSGKTSLIERTLTELSEHFSIAVVVGDLETDNDAQRLRGKGGSVVQITTGSVCHLEANMVESALTEINLDGVQLLLIENVGNLVCPAAYDLGEDLRVGLLSATEGEDKPLKYPTLFKTADVVVLNKMDLAEAVGFNRDLAIENIQKIAPQAEILELSARSGAGLSSWYDYLKQQYKSLFLVSANSF; encoded by the coding sequence ATGTGTGAAAACTGCGGTTGCGCTAACACCTCAGATCCGATTCATATCCACACCCACGAAGATCATGCCCCCAGCCGTGAAATTCATGTCCACGAAGCGATTCTTGCCAAAAATGAGCATCTTGCCCATCATTTGCGAGAAAAACTCCACCATCAAGCCATTCTCACCCTCAATTTCCTCTCCTCCCCTGGATCGGGAAAAACGAGTCTGATTGAACGCACTTTAACTGAGTTATCGGAGCACTTTTCAATCGCAGTAGTCGTCGGTGATTTAGAAACCGATAACGATGCCCAACGCTTGCGCGGGAAAGGGGGATCGGTGGTGCAGATTACCACAGGAAGTGTCTGTCATCTGGAAGCCAATATGGTGGAGAGTGCTCTCACTGAGATTAACTTAGATGGCGTGCAACTCCTGTTGATTGAAAATGTGGGGAACTTAGTTTGTCCTGCTGCCTATGATTTAGGAGAAGATCTACGGGTGGGCTTGTTATCGGCAACAGAAGGTGAAGATAAACCGCTGAAGTATCCCACCTTATTCAAGACCGCAGATGTGGTGGTGCTCAATAAAATGGATCTTGCCGAAGCTGTGGGGTTTAATCGCGACTTAGCCATTGAGAATATTCAAAAGATTGCCCCGCAAGCGGAAATTTTAGAACTCTCAGCGCGATCGGGTGCAGGTCTTAGCAGTTGGTATGATTATTTGAAACAACAATACAAGTCACTCTTTTTAGTGTCTGCGAACTCTTTTTAA
- a CDS encoding HAD family phosphatase, producing the protein MTLKAVLFDFNGVIINDESIHKDLIEEILLGENLRPDAKEHDELCLGRSDRACLAAILEKRGRVVTEDYLDGLLTKKVQKYQELMEAEDKLPVYQGVDVFIRELWGAGLVLGLVTGARRENVEYILNRIKIREAFAVVLTSDDISKSKPDPEGYLMAVEHLNQQYSDLDLKPEQCLVIEDTPSGIQAAKRAQMEVVGVANTYPFHMLQRQANWTVDYLQELELERVKEALANVKIRG; encoded by the coding sequence ATGACTTTAAAAGCGGTATTATTTGATTTTAACGGCGTAATTATTAACGATGAGTCGATTCATAAAGATTTAATTGAAGAGATTTTATTAGGGGAAAACTTACGCCCTGATGCGAAAGAACATGATGAACTTTGTTTAGGACGCAGCGATCGCGCTTGTCTGGCTGCTATTCTAGAAAAAAGAGGGCGAGTGGTCACAGAAGACTATTTAGACGGACTGTTAACGAAAAAAGTCCAGAAATATCAAGAATTAATGGAAGCAGAAGACAAACTCCCCGTGTATCAAGGGGTTGATGTCTTTATTCGGGAGTTATGGGGGGCGGGTTTAGTCCTTGGTTTAGTCACAGGGGCGCGTCGCGAAAATGTGGAATATATCTTAAACCGCATTAAAATTAGAGAAGCCTTTGCGGTGGTCTTAACCAGTGATGACATTAGCAAAAGCAAACCAGACCCAGAAGGCTATTTAATGGCTGTGGAACACTTAAACCAGCAGTATTCTGACTTAGACTTAAAACCAGAGCAATGTCTTGTGATTGAAGATACCCCCAGTGGTATCCAAGCAGCGAAACGCGCTCAAATGGAAGTGGTTGGTGTCGCCAATACTTATCCCTTCCATATGTTACAACGACAAGCGAACTGGACAGTGGATTATCTGCAAGAATTAGAACTAGAACGAGTCAAAGAAGCCCTTGCCAATGTTAAGATCAGGGGTTGA
- a CDS encoding DUF697 domain-containing protein — MVLQLRKPILVTGVGLSFLLWIGSTLQDSLMGIGELGIPGAIALGSGLWWWRSRQSKTAVSPIETPIDQTAVDEILKATQAIFNKITTEAPETDISHLQQRLDQLPDQLNRDHFQIAITGGKSVGKTHLKSALTLSSHSLLETPALYQKNSDSAAIENSVLPCEIAIFVVNGDLTDSEYQTIKKWSQLQQKILLVFNKQDHYSPEQQAVILKQLKTRLSDLIPETDIISTTAAPAPIKVRKFKADNTHQEWEETPEPQIETLGTRLKTLLSEEKQTLLYQSTWRKTYLLKQEAKAILNDIRRQRAMPYIEQYQWVAAGAAFANPVSSLDLLATAAINAQLVFDLGKLYQPQFSWQQAQTVAGTLGKQMVQLGLVEFSTQTMTSVLKANAFTYLAGGTVQGLSAAYLTRIAGLSLIEYFQEQELSQETGETLNLNRLQTKLQEVFQNNQRTALFKSILQKGKEKLFQQTNVSQSYVNS; from the coding sequence ATGGTGCTGCAACTACGAAAGCCAATTTTAGTCACGGGTGTCGGCTTATCCTTTTTATTGTGGATTGGTTCAACGCTGCAAGATTCTTTAATGGGTATAGGAGAATTGGGTATTCCTGGCGCGATCGCGCTGGGAAGTGGTCTCTGGTGGTGGCGATCGCGACAAAGCAAAACTGCTGTTTCTCCCATTGAAACTCCCATTGATCAAACCGCAGTGGATGAAATCCTCAAAGCCACCCAAGCCATTTTCAATAAAATTACCACTGAAGCACCAGAAACTGATATTTCTCACCTCCAACAGCGTCTTGATCAACTCCCTGATCAACTCAACCGTGACCACTTCCAGATTGCCATTACTGGCGGAAAAAGTGTCGGCAAAACACACCTCAAATCAGCCCTCACTCTTTCTTCACACAGTCTCCTCGAAACCCCTGCCCTGTATCAAAAAAATAGTGATAGCGCAGCCATTGAAAACAGCGTTCTCCCTTGCGAAATTGCGATTTTTGTGGTCAATGGCGACCTCACCGACTCCGAATATCAAACTATAAAAAAATGGAGTCAACTGCAACAAAAAATCTTACTCGTCTTTAACAAACAAGATCACTATTCTCCCGAACAACAAGCCGTCATCCTAAAGCAACTGAAAACTCGCCTCAGCGATCTTATTCCCGAAACAGATATCATCAGCACCACCGCAGCACCCGCACCGATTAAAGTGCGAAAATTTAAAGCGGATAACACTCACCAAGAGTGGGAAGAAACCCCAGAACCGCAAATTGAAACTTTAGGAACACGGTTAAAAACCCTCCTCAGCGAAGAAAAACAAACTCTCCTTTATCAAAGCACTTGGCGCAAAACTTATCTTTTGAAGCAAGAAGCAAAAGCCATTCTCAATGATATTCGCCGTCAACGGGCGATGCCTTATATTGAACAATATCAATGGGTCGCAGCAGGGGCTGCTTTTGCCAATCCAGTTAGTAGTTTAGACTTACTCGCCACCGCAGCAATTAACGCTCAATTGGTGTTTGATTTAGGTAAACTGTATCAACCACAATTTTCTTGGCAACAAGCCCAAACCGTTGCTGGAACTTTGGGTAAACAAATGGTGCAGTTGGGGTTAGTAGAATTTTCCACCCAAACCATGACCAGTGTCTTAAAAGCCAACGCCTTCACTTATCTCGCTGGGGGAACGGTACAAGGATTAAGTGCTGCCTATCTCACGCGCATTGCTGGGTTAAGTTTAATCGAATATTTCCAAGAACAAGAACTGAGTCAAGAAACTGGAGAAACCTTAAACCTGAATCGCTTACAAACGAAGTTGCAAGAAGTCTTCCAGAACAATCAACGCACTGCACTGTTTAAGAGCATCCTGCAAAAAGGAAAAGAAAAGTTGTTTCAGCAGACTAATGTCTCACAATCTTATGTCAATTCTTAG
- the csaB gene encoding polysaccharide pyruvyl transferase CsaB: MQQKPNSQTAILCGYYGQDNVGDEALLMTLIQMLPSHIQPIVLSANPQQTKETLKVAAIPNRSAFPILEAMEKADYFIWGGGSLMQDVTSFRSPIYYGGLMALAQQRGLKTIAWAQGVGPLKSAFSRWLTRKTLIGCDQISVRDRASVELLSTWGLSPLIAPDPVWALESKPFPELWRLPAPRVAVTLRQHPQLTRAKMQALTQALISLQKATDTCILLVPFQPQDQSLAEEMAKQLPDPKAVISGESPTRLKRMFRGVEMAIGMRYHSLIMAASEECRCFALSYDPKMSQLMTEFEIPGWELSHLPDDPNVITKAWLDCYANGEGLTPDQIQSQRDRALMHQDLF; encoded by the coding sequence ATGCAACAAAAGCCCAATTCTCAAACAGCAATTCTCTGTGGCTATTACGGTCAGGATAACGTTGGCGATGAAGCCCTCCTCATGACCTTAATCCAAATGCTTCCCTCACATATCCAACCGATTGTTTTATCAGCAAACCCCCAACAAACCAAAGAAACCCTCAAAGTTGCTGCGATTCCAAATCGGTCGGCGTTTCCGATTTTAGAAGCCATGGAAAAAGCCGATTATTTTATTTGGGGTGGGGGAAGTTTAATGCAGGATGTAACCAGTTTCCGCAGTCCAATTTATTATGGGGGATTAATGGCGTTAGCCCAACAACGAGGCTTAAAAACCATTGCTTGGGCGCAAGGGGTGGGTCCGTTGAAGTCTGCGTTTTCTCGGTGGTTGACGCGGAAGACTTTAATCGGTTGTGACCAAATTAGTGTGCGCGATCGCGCTTCTGTGGAATTATTAAGCACTTGGGGCTTATCTCCCCTCATCGCACCCGATCCCGTTTGGGCGTTGGAAAGTAAGCCGTTTCCTGAATTATGGAGACTTCCCGCACCGAGAGTCGCGGTGACTTTGCGCCAACACCCGCAACTGACTCGCGCTAAAATGCAAGCTCTCACTCAGGCGCTGATTTCATTGCAGAAAGCAACGGATACCTGTATTTTACTCGTTCCCTTTCAACCGCAAGATCAATCCCTTGCTGAAGAGATGGCGAAACAACTTCCTGATCCGAAAGCGGTGATTAGTGGCGAATCTCCCACCCGCTTAAAACGGATGTTTCGAGGGGTGGAAATGGCGATTGGGATGCGTTACCACAGTTTAATTATGGCAGCCTCAGAAGAATGCCGATGTTTTGCCTTGAGTTATGACCCAAAAATGAGTCAACTGATGACCGAGTTTGAGATTCCAGGGTGGGAACTTTCCCATCTTCCTGATGACCCAAACGTAATTACAAAAGCCTGGCTAGACTGTTATGCCAATGGGGAAGGACTAACGCCCGATCAAATTCAATCCCAGCGCGATCGCGCACTAATGCACCAAGACTTATTTTAG
- a CDS encoding hydrogenase maturation protease, with amino-acid sequence MSQSNQSTLVIGYGNSLRSDDGIGLKVATEVENWEISGVQCLAIHQLTPELAATLAEVDRAIFVDAALNCKTVTLEVIQAEEAQGRQVGHFCDARSLLAMSQFLYSHTPSAWLVTIPVAKLDFGEQFSPLAEEGATEALKIIENLLIGQTNPLA; translated from the coding sequence ATGAGCCAGAGCAATCAATCGACTTTAGTTATTGGCTATGGAAACTCTCTGCGTAGTGATGATGGGATTGGGTTAAAAGTTGCCACAGAGGTGGAAAACTGGGAGATCTCTGGGGTGCAATGCTTAGCGATTCATCAGCTAACCCCTGAACTGGCTGCAACCTTGGCAGAAGTCGATCGCGCGATTTTTGTGGATGCAGCGCTCAACTGTAAGACAGTCACTTTAGAAGTCATTCAAGCCGAAGAAGCCCAAGGTCGGCAAGTGGGACATTTTTGCGATGCGCGATCGCTGCTGGCGATGAGTCAATTTCTCTACAGCCATACCCCATCAGCATGGTTAGTTACGATTCCTGTAGCGAAGTTAGACTTTGGAGAACAGTTTTCTCCTCTCGCGGAAGAAGGGGCAACTGAAGCCTTAAAAATCATTGAAAATTTGCTCATTGGCCAGACAAATCCGTTAGCCTAA
- a CDS encoding CHAT domain-containing protein produces MKLLINCFLIGCSTFTFQFPALAEPLTKQTNIFTQATPSITDPEEVLDIVSSMEKTWEDQYADHLDLSFSSSESTDNISPNVRTIQTSLVTPTAVEQNLKKGKQLTQSRAAFIWINAYPEYLRITISTENKTQVYDINVSRAEVMTEVEAFVKALRNPYLSPKSDYLPPAQKLYQWIIQPLASTLDEDKIDSLIFCLGKGLRILPLSALHDGEKFLVEDYAVSRLPAFSLTDMTAESLNNQNILAMGASEFEELISLPAVPIELNTIIGEDGKGESFLNQDFTLDNLRSQIETDPFGIVHLATHAKIESGKPKNSYIQFWNEQLNLDEVPRLSQQTGWSNLKLLVLSACETAVINQENNTIDEQVEMSFAGLALQAGVKAVIASSWDISDQGTLGLMAQFYQELPTAPTKTIALQRAQLALLNKNVRLEGENLSNVRSSTPLPETSVLNRPQDFSHPYYWSTFTVIGNPW; encoded by the coding sequence ATGAAACTGCTGATAAATTGCTTCCTAATTGGTTGTTCTACGTTTACTTTTCAGTTTCCAGCTTTAGCTGAACCACTGACAAAACAAACCAATATCTTCACTCAAGCTACGCCAAGCATTACTGATCCAGAGGAAGTGCTTGATATTGTTTCTTCTATGGAAAAGACATGGGAAGACCAATATGCTGATCATCTTGATCTATCTTTTTCTTCATCAGAATCAACTGATAACATTTCTCCGAATGTACGAACCATCCAAACGTCTTTAGTAACACCGACAGCCGTTGAACAAAATTTGAAAAAAGGAAAACAGCTAACTCAGAGTCGTGCTGCATTTATCTGGATAAATGCCTATCCTGAGTATTTAAGAATTACAATTAGCACCGAAAATAAAACTCAGGTTTATGATATAAATGTTTCTAGAGCAGAGGTGATGACTGAAGTTGAAGCGTTTGTTAAAGCCCTTAGAAATCCTTATTTGAGTCCGAAAAGTGACTATTTACCTCCCGCCCAAAAACTTTATCAATGGATCATTCAACCTCTAGCTTCAACCCTAGATGAGGATAAAATCGACTCTTTGATTTTCTGTTTAGGAAAAGGCTTAAGAATCTTACCCCTTTCTGCACTACATGATGGTGAAAAGTTTCTAGTTGAAGACTATGCAGTGAGTCGTCTTCCTGCTTTTTCTTTGACTGATATGACAGCAGAATCTCTGAATAATCAAAATATATTAGCCATGGGGGCTTCGGAGTTTGAAGAGTTAATTTCTTTACCTGCTGTTCCCATTGAATTAAATACTATCATTGGAGAAGATGGGAAGGGAGAAAGTTTTCTGAATCAAGATTTTACCCTTGATAATCTAAGATCGCAAATAGAAACTGATCCTTTTGGTATTGTTCATTTAGCAACTCATGCCAAAATTGAATCTGGAAAGCCCAAAAACTCATATATCCAATTTTGGAATGAACAATTGAATCTAGATGAAGTTCCACGATTATCGCAACAAACAGGATGGTCAAATCTAAAATTATTGGTTTTAAGTGCTTGCGAAACCGCCGTGATTAATCAAGAAAATAATACCATTGATGAACAAGTTGAAATGAGTTTTGCTGGACTGGCGTTACAAGCTGGGGTAAAAGCTGTGATTGCAAGTTCTTGGGATATTAGTGATCAAGGAACATTGGGATTAATGGCTCAATTTTATCAGGAGTTACCCACTGCGCCAACAAAAACGATCGCGCTGCAACGCGCCCAACTTGCTTTACTCAATAAAAATGTTCGCCTAGAAGGAGAAAACTTATCGAATGTTCGCAGTAGTACCCCGCTTCCAGAAACTTCAGTGCTAAATCGCCCCCAAGACTTTTCCCACCCCTATTATTGGTCAACATTTACTGTTATTGGTAATCCTTGGTAA
- a CDS encoding ATP-dependent helicase, with protein sequence MTIELRNRLRIGQQPLADWEGGKLAVSAVPGAGKSTGMAIAAAIAIARHNLNMKQQLIVVTFTRSAAASINTKISENLKELQYPNTGYSVQTLHGLALNIASRYPNLSRLNPDTTTLVSPSQNHRLVKETVETWISRYPQEYKTLLEGRVFDGEETERLRRQSVLRTEVLPKLTQTAVQEAKSSGLSPEALWDLSWQNQDPYNTLGVTAGLYEIYTEIAKSRSLIDYNDMILGALRVLESSVVAEQLQGQIYGVFEDEAQDSSPLQAKLLDILASDINNPELPPNLVRVGDPNQAINSTFTPADPIYFRHFCESCAEENRLAEMKEAGRSSQIIINIANYFLRWGNQNHPQEIPFRVQDIFPVPANDPQPDANPSPTDNGLEIHTPKDIYETVSLMRDRVKTLLIENPNHNAAILVRNNRQGTFLAESLIDLQHDHDIRIYEASQTNRFSQIPIEILSLLQFLNRPHSSEYTKAALEVLTQRSLIPKQDLNALATYPEKFLYPTPLDLPQSESVKKAAQYCRSLLKARIELPSYQLISFLGLTLNYQASELATVQKLAERVRQETQGRSAVVDIIAALQEIINTEQFLGIDEDSDSQYVKPKQVTIITMHKAKGLDWDYVFIPFLHKDNLPGQPRVPTPQKFIGDFTLSEVARSRIREIVHSQYKQEPITLDKPITAWKKAGELQTAEEYRLFYVAMTRAKRLLWLSAAQKAPFRWNQFNLKGANPLQDKDPSPFFPVLKKQFPDAVSD encoded by the coding sequence ATGACTATAGAATTAAGAAATCGCTTAAGAATTGGACAACAACCGTTAGCTGACTGGGAAGGGGGAAAACTGGCGGTTTCGGCGGTACCTGGTGCGGGAAAGTCAACGGGAATGGCGATCGCTGCTGCAATCGCGATCGCGCGTCATAATCTAAATATGAAACAGCAGTTAATTGTGGTCACGTTTACTCGTTCCGCTGCTGCGAGTATTAATACGAAAATTAGCGAAAATCTCAAAGAATTACAATATCCCAATACAGGATACAGCGTACAAACCTTACACGGACTCGCCCTCAATATTGCGTCTCGTTACCCCAATTTATCAAGATTAAACCCCGATACGACCACTTTAGTCAGTCCTAGCCAAAACCATCGTCTGGTGAAAGAAACCGTCGAAACTTGGATCAGCCGTTATCCCCAAGAATACAAAACTTTGCTAGAGGGAAGAGTGTTTGATGGGGAAGAAACGGAACGTTTGCGCCGTCAGTCGGTATTACGAACAGAAGTCTTACCGAAGTTAACCCAAACCGCCGTTCAAGAAGCGAAAAGTTCTGGGTTATCTCCAGAGGCGTTATGGGACTTGAGTTGGCAAAATCAAGACCCATATAATACCCTTGGGGTTACTGCGGGATTGTATGAAATTTACACAGAGATTGCCAAATCGCGCAGTTTAATCGACTACAATGATATGATTCTCGGTGCGTTACGAGTTTTAGAGTCCTCTGTGGTCGCAGAACAACTGCAAGGACAAATTTATGGGGTGTTTGAAGACGAAGCGCAAGATTCTAGCCCGTTACAAGCGAAACTTCTTGATATTCTCGCCAGTGATATTAATAACCCAGAACTTCCACCGAATCTCGTGCGGGTAGGCGATCCCAACCAAGCGATTAATTCTACGTTTACCCCCGCCGATCCCATCTATTTCCGCCATTTTTGTGAAAGTTGCGCGGAAGAAAACCGTTTAGCGGAGATGAAAGAAGCGGGACGCAGCAGCCAGATTATTATTAACATTGCAAACTATTTTCTGCGCTGGGGAAACCAGAATCATCCCCAAGAAATTCCCTTTCGGGTGCAAGATATTTTTCCTGTTCCTGCGAATGACCCGCAACCCGATGCGAATCCTTCTCCCACGGATAACGGTTTAGAAATTCACACGCCAAAAGATATTTATGAAACCGTCTCTTTAATGCGCGATCGCGTGAAGACTTTACTCATAGAAAATCCCAACCATAATGCAGCAATTCTAGTCCGTAACAACCGCCAAGGGACATTTCTCGCGGAAAGTTTAATCGATCTACAACATGATCACGACATTCGCATCTATGAAGCCAGTCAAACCAATCGTTTCTCTCAAATTCCCATTGAGATTTTAAGCCTCTTACAGTTTCTCAATCGCCCTCATTCCAGCGAATACACCAAAGCAGCGTTAGAGGTTTTAACCCAACGCAGTTTAATCCCCAAACAAGATCTTAACGCCCTTGCTACTTACCCTGAAAAATTCCTGTATCCCACCCCCCTTGATCTCCCGCAAAGTGAATCGGTCAAAAAAGCAGCCCAATATTGTCGGAGTCTTCTTAAAGCCAGGATTGAACTTCCCAGTTATCAACTGATTTCGTTTCTCGGCTTAACTTTAAATTATCAGGCTTCGGAACTGGCGACGGTGCAAAAATTAGCGGAACGAGTGCGTCAAGAAACACAGGGACGGAGTGCTGTTGTTGATATTATCGCTGCCCTTCAGGAAATTATCAATACCGAACAATTTCTAGGAATTGATGAAGACAGTGATAGTCAATATGTGAAACCGAAACAAGTTACAATTATTACCATGCACAAAGCAAAAGGACTGGATTGGGATTATGTCTTTATTCCCTTCCTCCATAAAGATAACCTTCCAGGTCAACCTCGTGTTCCCACACCACAGAAATTTATTGGCGACTTTACCTTATCAGAAGTAGCGCGATCGCGCATTCGAGAGATTGTCCACAGCCAGTATAAACAAGAACCGATTACCCTCGATAAACCCATTACCGCTTGGAAAAAAGCGGGTGAACTGCAAACCGCAGAAGAATACCGTCTCTTTTATGTCGCCATGACTCGCGCTAAACGATTACTCTGGTTATCCGCAGCACAAAAAGCCCCCTTTCGCTGGAATCAGTTTAACCTCAAAGGCGCAAATCCCCTCCAAGATAAAGATCCCTCTCCTTTCTTCCCCGTATTAAAAAAACAGTTTCCTGATGCAGTTTCTGACTAA
- a CDS encoding Uma2 family endonuclease, which translates to MLQTSSKTLTLTEFLQLPETKPASEYIDSQIIQKPMPQGKHSVIQGELVSAINGIVKSKRIARAFPELRCTFGGRSTVPDIAVFLWNRIPRDQNGAVANTFPVAPDWTIEILSPDQSQTKVTKNILHCLKYETQMGWLIDPDEQTVFVYRQNQKPEVLDEPDQVLPMPSFANEVQLTIKDLFAWLWE; encoded by the coding sequence ATGTTACAAACATCATCTAAAACACTGACCTTGACGGAGTTTTTGCAATTACCAGAAACAAAGCCAGCGAGCGAATACATTGATAGTCAAATTATTCAGAAACCAATGCCTCAAGGTAAACACAGTGTTATCCAAGGAGAACTCGTATCTGCTATCAATGGTATAGTTAAGTCTAAGCGTATCGCTCGTGCGTTTCCTGAGCTACGTTGTACCTTTGGTGGCCGTTCAACTGTTCCTGATATTGCAGTCTTTCTTTGGAACCGCATTCCCCGTGATCAGAATGGGGCAGTAGCTAATACATTTCCTGTTGCGCCAGATTGGACAATTGAAATTCTATCTCCTGATCAAAGCCAGACAAAAGTAACAAAAAATATCCTTCATTGCCTAAAATATGAAACCCAAATGGGGTGGTTAATCGATCCAGATGAACAAACTGTGTTTGTCTATCGTCAAAATCAAAAACCTGAAGTCTTGGATGAACCAGATCAAGTTCTTCCAATGCCGTCATTTGCAAACGAAGTTCAGCTTACAATCAAAGATTTATTTGCTTGGCTATGGGAGTAA
- a CDS encoding class I SAM-dependent methyltransferase: protein MTVRTDTLWEQFLKPIMGNFLDQEQMKELADKIDWEQQRDRVTNPTLEYPNYYQSQNFHGVLNGYLNKDAAITYDAITRYFVPPHETWVREDAVKCVKGQPQRILDLGCGTGSTTILLQQAFPNAEVIGLDLSPYMLVVAEYKAQNLPIQWCHGKAEDTQLQAETFDLVTASLLFHETPVSISQAILREAFRLLKGGGQFLLLDGNQETLRNTDWLTNIFEEPYIQEYAQGNVKTWLENAGFIACETDFIWGLHQVNVGYKPQPVSNPSAVTVEENEDNITATAPA, encoded by the coding sequence ATGACTGTACGGACTGATACCCTTTGGGAACAATTTTTAAAGCCGATCATGGGTAACTTCCTTGATCAAGAACAGATGAAGGAATTAGCTGACAAGATTGATTGGGAACAACAGCGCGATCGCGTGACCAACCCTACCCTAGAATATCCGAATTACTACCAATCGCAAAATTTTCATGGTGTCCTCAACGGTTATCTGAATAAGGATGCTGCGATTACTTACGATGCGATTACCCGCTATTTTGTCCCTCCCCATGAAACTTGGGTGCGAGAAGATGCAGTGAAGTGTGTAAAAGGACAACCGCAACGGATTTTAGATTTAGGATGTGGCACGGGTTCAACCACAATTTTACTGCAACAAGCCTTTCCCAACGCGGAAGTGATTGGTTTAGACTTATCCCCTTATATGCTAGTGGTTGCAGAATACAAAGCCCAAAATCTTCCCATTCAATGGTGTCACGGGAAAGCAGAAGACACACAACTGCAAGCAGAAACCTTTGATTTGGTGACAGCCTCGCTTTTATTCCATGAAACCCCTGTCAGCATCAGTCAAGCGATTTTGCGAGAAGCCTTTCGATTACTCAAAGGCGGTGGACAATTTTTATTACTCGATGGAAATCAAGAAACACTCAGAAATACAGACTGGTTAACCAATATCTTTGAAGAACCTTATATTCAAGAGTATGCCCAAGGCAATGTCAAAACATGGCTAGAAAATGCGGGATTTATTGCGTGTGAAACCGATTTCATCTGGGGATTGCATCAGGTAAATGTGGGATACAAACCGCAACCCGTTTCTAATCCATCTGCTGTCACGGTAGAAGAAAATGAAGATAACATAACAGCAACAGCCCCTGCGTAA